One Flavobacterium sp. 90 DNA segment encodes these proteins:
- a CDS encoding GNAT family N-acetyltransferase: MELKWKIKPFEALTVHELYDLLKLRSEIFVLEQNCVYLDLDGKDKKALHLIGEYDGKIVAYSRLFDAGISFDNSSIGRVVVDANYRDKKWGHDLMREAIAGIKTHFDKEKITIGAQLYLKKFYESHGFVQSSEMYLEDDIEHIEMVKQ, from the coding sequence ATGGAATTAAAATGGAAAATAAAGCCGTTTGAAGCACTAACGGTTCATGAGTTATATGATTTGCTTAAACTAAGAAGTGAGATCTTTGTATTGGAGCAAAATTGCGTTTATTTAGATCTTGACGGCAAAGACAAGAAAGCATTGCACCTGATAGGAGAATATGATGGTAAAATAGTTGCGTATTCGCGTTTATTTGATGCCGGAATTAGTTTTGATAATAGTTCAATTGGTCGAGTAGTAGTTGATGCCAATTACCGTGATAAAAAATGGGGACACGATTTAATGCGTGAAGCTATTGCCGGAATAAAAACACATTTCGATAAAGAGAAAATAACAATCGGAGCACAATTATATTTGAAGAAATTCTACGAAAGCCACGGTTTTGTTCAATCAAGCGAAATGTATCTTGAAGATGATATTGAGCATATTGAAATGGTAAAACAATAA
- a CDS encoding OmpA family protein, which yields MKICRALFLFIIYNLSAQQKPIETIYFDFDKYDLTDQQTEVVTNFIKTIDTSKVESIQIYGYCDDRGNDEYNFRLSNNRVNTIQELLISKGFNQSRIVILEGKGRVVVRPDTIENLHETRSKNRRVDLIVVKRNSFGKGIYNSLRNDLKVGDKIYFENILFDLGSAKLTNNSKKELDKIAEKLLEKRSYQFEIRGHVCCTPEIYSDAIDRDTKERRLSWNRAKTVFYYLISKKVSKSRMTYLGCGNKYPLKKGDALDRRVEFVITKV from the coding sequence ATGAAGATTTGTAGAGCCCTATTTCTGTTTATTATTTACAATTTATCGGCGCAGCAAAAACCTATCGAAACTATCTATTTTGATTTCGACAAGTATGATCTTACGGATCAGCAAACCGAAGTTGTAACTAATTTTATTAAAACTATTGACACCTCAAAAGTGGAGTCGATACAGATATATGGCTATTGCGATGATCGTGGTAACGACGAATATAATTTTCGTTTATCAAACAATCGTGTAAATACAATTCAGGAATTATTGATTTCAAAAGGTTTTAACCAAAGTAGAATTGTTATTCTGGAAGGAAAAGGACGTGTTGTTGTGCGCCCTGATACTATCGAAAATCTTCATGAAACAAGATCCAAAAACCGTCGTGTGGATTTGATCGTTGTAAAACGAAACAGTTTTGGAAAAGGGATTTATAACTCTTTAAGAAATGATTTAAAGGTTGGCGACAAAATCTATTTTGAAAACATTTTGTTTGATCTTGGAAGTGCAAAACTCACCAATAATTCTAAAAAAGAATTAGATAAAATTGCCGAAAAACTACTTGAGAAAAGAAGTTATCAATTTGAAATCAGAGGACATGTTTGCTGTACTCCGGAAATATACAGCGACGCAATTGACAGAGATACTAAGGAAAGAAGACTTTCCTGGAATCGCGCCAAAACCGTTTTCTATTATCTGATTTCTAAGAAAGTTTCCAAAAGCCGAATGACTTATTTAGGCTGCGGCAATAAATATCCGCTTAAAAAAGGAGATGCTCTTGATCGTCGTGTTGAGTTTGTGATTACAAAAGTTTAG